From the Sphingobium yanoikuyae genome, the window TGCTGTGCGGCATTGGAGCAGGGCTTTGCCGAACTGTGCGGCATGCCCCACGCCATTGCCCTGGCCAACGGGACGCTCGCGCTGGAAGTGGCGCTCAGGGCGCTGGGCATCGGCCCTGGCGACGAGGTGATCGTCCCCGCACGCAGCTTCATGGCTTCGGCGAGCTGCGTCGTGGCCTGTGGCGCCACCCCCGTCTTTGCCGATGTCGATGAAGTGACCCAGGGGCTCAGCCCCGACACGATAGCCGCCTGCCTGACAGCCCGGACCCGCGCGATCATCGTCGTCCATCTGGCCGGCCATCCCGCCCCGATGGAGGAAATCTGCGCGCTCGCCGCGGCCCGGGACATCCGGATCATAGAGGATTGCGCGCAGGCCCATGGCGCGACGCGCCACGGCCGGGTCATGGGCGGGTTCGGCGACGCGGCCGCATTTTCATTCTGTACCGACAAGATCATGTCGACTGGCGGCGAAGGCGGACTGCTGCTGCTGCGCGATCCCGACATATGGAAGCGGGCCTGGGCGTTGAAGGATCATGGCAAGGATCCCGAACTGATGGTGCAGGGGGGCAATGGCGTGTCCTTCCGCTGGCTCCACAATCATTTCGGCAGCAACTATCGGATGACCGAGATGCAGGCCGCGATCGGCGTTGCGCAGCTCAGGAAGCTGCCAACCTGGCTTCGGCAGCGGCGCGACAATGCCCGGATATTGCGGCACATATTGGCAGACATTCCAGCGCTCCGCCTGATCGACCCGGAACCCGGGATCGACCCTGCCTATTATAAATTCTATGCGTTCCTGCGGCTCGAACGGCTGAAGGATGGCTGGTCGCGCGATCGGATCATCGAAACGGCGCGAGAGCTAGGCGTGCCGTGCCAGTCGGGCAGTTGCCCTGAAATCTATCTCGAACGCGCGTTCACCGACGCGGCGATGGGCCCGTCAAACCGACTGCCCGTCGCCAGGCGACTGGGGGAAACCAGCCTGTTGCTGCCTGTCGATCCCAGCCTGTCCGCCGCCGATTGCGTCTATATGGGCAATATCCTGCGCACAGTCATCGAACAGGGAGCCCGATGATGTTTCCGGACGGCCGTCGCCCACATTTCATCATCATCGGTGCGGTCAAGGGGGCGACCACCTGGATCGCCCATCAGTTGCGCTGCCATCCCAATCTGTGGCTGCCCAAGACCGAACCCCATTATTTCAGCAGTGACTATGCCCGCGGCACGGACTGGTATGCCACGCTGTTCGACGAAGCGCCGCCGGACCGCATTCTTGGCGAAAAGTCGGCTGACTATCTGGCGCATCCCGATGCCGCCGATCGCCTGTTCCAGACGCTGCCCGGAGCACGGTTGATCGTGCAATTGCGCGATCCCGTGCAGCGCGCCTATTCCGATTACTGCATGCTCTACCGGCGCGGGATGGTCGGCGGCGATCCCCGCAAATATCTGCAGGGCCAGCGCAGTGCCGAGCGGCGGTTCCTTGCAAGCGGTCTTTATGCGCGACACCTCGATCGCTTCCTGAAGCTGTTCCCGCGCGAGCAGCTGCATGTGCTGCTCTACGAGGACATGGCCCATTCCGCCGAACAGATGATCGTCGACATATGCAGACATATTGGCGTCCCTGCCCATATTGCTCCCGATCAGCTGGACAGCCGGAAGAACGACAGCAGCACGCCGCTATTGCCGTTGACGCTGCGACGGCTGCTGCGCCCCATGCGACCGGCCCTGGACCCGCTGCGGAGCAACCCCGTATTCGCCCGGGTACGCGCATCGCTGGCATCACCGGTGCGCTATCCACCACTGGATGGCGAACTGCACAAGATGCTGAGAGCTTATTATCGTGACGATGTTTTGCGGCTGCAGGACATGCTTCAACGGGATCTGAGTATGTGGCTCGGCGGCGGCATTTCCACGCCGGCGGGCGCCACGCGTGCCCGCGCCTAAAGCGGCAACCAAGGCCATGAAGACGGGAGGATAGCATGGAAAAGCGCTTGTTGATCTCGATAGCCCTTGCCCTGTTCGCCACGGGACCGGGTGGCTGCGCCGGACCGGAAGCCAAGCTGACGCCGCTGGCCACTGCCGCCCCCACCCCCTATCAGCTCGGTCCCGGCGACCAGGTCCGCCTCAATGTCTATGGGCTGGACATGATGAGCGAGACCTATCTCATCTCGGACACGGGCATGCTGTCCTTGCCGATGGTCGGCAACATCCCGGCTTCGGGCAAGACCGTCGACGGACTGCAGGCCGATGTCGCCGCCGCCTTGCGCGCGCAACAATTGGTACTCGATCCCAAGGTCAGCGCCCAGATCATCGCCTATCGCCCGTTCTTCATTACTGGCGAGGTGCAAAAGCCTGGCCAATATCCCTTTGTCCCGGGCATGTCGGTCATGACCGCCGTGTCGGTCGCCGGCGGCTTCACCTTCCGCGCCAACACGAAGACGGTGAAAATCACGCGTGCCAATATGGCCGGCAGTGCGACCCAGACCAGTCCGGTCCAGCCCGGCGATCTGATCGAGATTCGTGAAAGCTGGTTCTGAGCGTGTGCCAGAACGGGTCTGGTCGCGCAGCGCGTTTGCGCTGGCGCTATCGTCGCCTGCCGCTCGTGATCGCGTTCGCGCTCGGCGGCTCGCCCCTGGTCGCGCAGGATATCACCCGCACGACCCCGATCGACGATCTCCCGCGCCCCGGCTATGAGCCGCGCACCATTCAAACCGGCGGCTTTGTCATCGAACCCCGGTTGGACCTGGGCGTGCGGTTCGACAACAATATCTTCGCCACCGACGAAAACCGGAAATCCGACACCATTTTTCTGGTGCGGCCAAGCGTGGAGGTAAAGCGCGACACCGACACGTCGATGTTCTTCCTGCGCGGCTACGGCGAATTTTCGCGCTACGCCAAGACCTCACAGGAAAATACCGATCAGTTCGGCATTCGCGCAAGCTATCGCAAAGGGTTCGGCGACCGGCACTGGGTGACGGCGACAGCATCCTTTGACCGGACCTTCGACAGACGCGGCGCGCCCGAGGCCAATCCCGACCTGACGCAATCGCCAGCGCTTATCAATGTGACCAACGGCGATCTGGAATATCGCTATGATGGTCCGCGCATCGGCGTGACAGCCACAGCCGGGGTGACGAAGCTCGACTATCTCTCGCTCGAGGATTCCGATCGCGACATGCTGACATACCGCGTCGCGGTGAAGGGACAGGTCAAGCTGTCACAGCGCGTGGCCGTTTTCGTCCAGCCCTATCTCAACGATCGCGAGCCGCGCCTCAAGACAGACCGCAACGGCGTCGATCGCTCGACCACGACCTATGGTGCATTGGCCGGCGTATCCTTGGAACTGGGTGACAAGCTCAACGGCAATATTGGTATCGGCATATTTCATTCCAATCCTCGCGACCTTGCCCTTGATGCGTTTACCGGCCTGTCCGCCAACGGCCAGCTGACCTGGCGCCCGCAGACCCGTACCGCCGTCCGCCTGGATATTTTCCGCGGTGATGTGGCGACAATCCGCGCCGGCGCAATGGGACGCATCGACACGCGTATCGACCTGGGCATCGACCAGGAGGTACGGCACAACCTGATTGTGCGCGGGTCTGTCGGGATGCGAAACGTCCATTATCGCGAGAGTTTCGATGCCGATCAGCGCTATTGGACCGGCGAAGGCGGCGCACGCTATCTGCTCAACCGCCATATGTGGATCGAGGCGGTGGCGACCTATACCCGCCGGACAGCCGATACGGCGGCCGACGAATTCAGCAAATGGCAGGGCATGATCCGGTTGGGCCTGACCTATTAGGCGCCGGCGACAGCGCGCACATCGTCGACCAGCCTGTCCCATTGTTCGATGATCGCCGGCGACGCGAAACGGGTTGCCGATTGCCGGGCCGCGATGCCGAGGCGCATGCGCAGCGCAGCATCTCCCATGATCCGGTCGAGCGCGGCCGCCAGCGCGCCGGCATCGCCATCGGGCACGAGCAGGCCATCGACGAGATTATCGACCATTTCCGCAGGGCCGAAATCGCAATTGAAGGCGACGACCGGCAAGCCCGCCGCCATCGCTTCGCCCAGAACATTGGCAAAGCCTTCATAGCGGGACGACAGAACCATCGCATCCGCCTTGGCCAACCAACCGCCCGGCGTCTCGCTCTTTCCGGGTAGTTCGATACGATGGGAAAGACCAAGTGAGGCGACCTGCCGTTCCAGCATGCCGCGCATTTCCCCCTCTCCCCAGATACGCAGGTTCCAGTCCGGATGCAGGCGCGCGACCTTGGCAAAGGCCTCGATCAGGAGATCGAACCCCTTTTGGTGGGTCAACCGCCCGACACCCACCAGGACCCGCTGCGCACCAGCCGCCGAGGCAGGCGGTGCGATGGCCTCGATCGGGTTGTGGATGACGCGCGCAAGCGACCGCGCCGACTGAGGCAGACAGTCCAGGCTGGCCCGGGTCTGCATCACGATCCCCGCCGCCCACGGATACAGCTGTGCCAGCAGCGCATTCCAGGCATTATTGGCATTCTGCGCACGGGGATTATTCCGCTCCGAGACGATGATTTTCCGTCCGGTGCCGATCGCCGCCGTCAGCGTGAGGACGTTGATCTTGGTCAGGAGCGAGATCACGACATCGGGCCGCGCGTCCTTCAGTTGCCGGCGGATAGCAAGAATGCGTCGCCCTTGCGCCATCAGGGTCGAAGCGGGGTTGCGTCCGGGCGGAATGTCAAAGCGCCGGATTTCCACTGCGGGGTCGAAGCGGTGATAGACAGGATCCTGTGGCCGATCGAAGGCCATGATCGTCACCCGCCAGCCGCGGGCAACCCAGGCGGAGGAGATAAGGCTGACAACGCGTTCTGCGCCGCCCGCGCCCAGTCCCGCGATCACGAACAGGACATGGCATGGCCGCGCGGCCGGAGCGGCGCTCACCGTTCCCGTCCCGCTTCGTCACGCACCGCCTGGAGCGGGCTCAGCAGATAGGAGCCGACGCTGCGCCGACCGGTGCGGATATCGGCCGTCACCTCCATACCCGGCACCAGTTGGACCAGCCGACCGTCGCGGGTATGCCATTGACGGTCCATCGTAATCCTGGCGGTATAGACGAGGCCGAGCTTTTCGTCCTCGACCGCATCGGTGCTGATGCTTTCGATCCGCCCCTCGACCACGCCATGGCGTGTGAAGGGAAAAGCCGCGAGCTTGACGCCCACATCCTGTCCGGCGCGCACAAAACCGATATCCTTGTTGAATATCTTGACCATAGCCACCAGTTGCCCGCGCGCCGGGACGATCAGCATCAGCGGCTTTCCGACTTCCACAACCCCGCCCACCGTGTGCACCGACAGCTGGGCTACCGTGCCATCGATCGGGCTGACCAGCCGCTGCAGGGCAGAGCGCCGACTGGCCTTGACCATCTCCTCGCGACGCAAGCGGGCCTCCACCTCGGCCTTGGTCAGATCCTCCAATATCCTGGCGCGGCTCGTCCCGACGGACTGGGTACGGCTGGCACTGGCCTGCGCCATCTGCGCGCGTGCCTTGGCCGCGGTTTCGAGCGCGATCTGCCGATCCCGAGCCAAGCCAAGCCGCTGTCGGCGCATCTCGATCACGCGCAATTTGGAGACATAGCCCTTGGCGAGCAATTTCTGGTTGGCTTCGATCTGTTCATCCACCAGCGGCAGGGTTTCGGCCAGCTTGGTGGCCGACAATGTCGCTTCGGCATAGGTGGCCGAGGCAGCTTGCCGGTCGGCATCATGCGCTCCGGTCTCGCCCATGATGCCCTCCAGCTGCGCCCGGGCGAGTGCGATCTGCAGCTCCGTCATTTCCGGCGAGGTGCCCGGCGGCGGCACGAAGCGCAGGCCGTGGCCGTCGAGCGAGGACAGCATGGCCCGCCCCCGTGCCGCATCCAGCTCGGCCGCTTCCAGTGCCCTGCGCGCCTGGATCGCGTCGGCCGAGGACACGGTCGGGTCCAGTTCGAGCAGCGCCTGGCCGGCATGAACCGACTGGTTGTCCCGCACCAATATGGAGCGCACCACCCCCGCATCCGCAGGCTGTATCAGCTTCACATTATCGGCCGGGATCAACTGCCCGGGGGCCGAAGCAACCACGTCGATCTGGCCGAAGATCAGCCACAACAAGGCGATGGCCAGCCCCAACATCAGCAACCACGCCGTATAGCGCGCCGTGGGTGACACCGGCCGTTCGACGATCTCGATAGCCGCGGGCAGGAAATCGACCTCCTCGGATCGGACCAGCGTGCGCGCCCGCACCCTTTCGTCACGCCATGCCTGCCGGCCCGTCGCCCATATGCCCTGCGCGCCCATCACACCGCCCGCGCCATGCCGGTCCGCGTCTGGGTCCGATAGAGTTTGGCATAGCGGCCATTGCGAGCGATCAGTTCCTCATGCGATCCGCGCTCGACGATATGGCCCTGTTCCATCGTGACGATGCTGTCGCAATCCCGGATCGCGGACAGGCGGTGGGCAATGATGATGACCGTGCGTCCCGCGGCCATCGCCTTGAGATTGGCCTGCACGATCTCCTCGCTCTCGGCATCGAGCGCCGATGTCGCCTCATCGAAGATCAGGATACGGGGCTTGCTCATCAACGCGCGGGCAATCGCAATCCGCTGGCGCTGGCCACCCGACAAATTGACGCCACGTTCTTCAATCATGCTGTCATAGCCGAGCGGCAACCCCATGATGAAGTCATGGGCACCGGCCAGCCGGGCGGCGGACATCACCTCCGACAAAGGCGCGATCGGGCTGGAAAGCGCGATATTTTCGCGCAGGGTGCAGTTGAACAGCAGATTTTCCTGGAGGACCACGCCGATCTGGCGTCGCAGCCAGGTCGGATCGATCTGTGCGATGTCGATATCATCGATCAGGATGCGCCCGGCTGCCGGGAGGTAGAGGCGCTGAAGCAGCTTGGCGAGTGTGGACTTGCCGGAGCCCGAGGATCCGGCGATGCCCAAAGTCCCGCCTGCAGGCAGGCCCAAATCGATATTCTCCAGCGTCCAGGGGCCTTCATCGCCATAGCGGAAGCGAACGCCCTCGAAGCGGATATTGCCTCTGATCGACGGCAGCGTCGTCCGCGAGTATCCGATCCGCTCGATCGGCGCATCCAGCACCAGCCCCAGTTGCGCCACCGACAGCCGGACCTGCTGAAAGTCCTGCCACAATTGCGCCATGCGGATGACCGGAGAAGACACGCGTTGGGCAAACATGTTGAAGGCGACGAGCGCCCCCACCGTCATCGTGCCCGCGATCACCTGCCCTGCCCCGAAAAACAGGATCGTCGCCGCCCCCAGCTTCGAGATGAGCTGAACCAGCTGGCTGCTGTTGTTGGCAAGGTTGATCGCGCGCTGATTGGACGTGCTGTAAGCCGCCAGCTGCAATTCCCAGCGATGATTCCATTGCGGCTCGACGGCTGCCGCCTTGATCGTCTGCATGCCCGATATGCTTTCGATCAGCAGGGCATTATTGGCCGCGCCTCGATCGAATTTCTCGGCAAGGCGCCGACGCAGCGGCCCTGTCACCATGATCGAGACCGCGACATAGGCCGGTATGGTGAGCAACACGATCCCGGTCAGCAGCGGCGAATAAAGCCACATGGCCAGAAGGAAGACCAGGGTGAACGCCGGATCGATCAGCACCGACAGCGAGGCATTGGTCAGAAATTCGCGGATCGCCTCCAGCTGTCGAACGCGCATCACCGTATCGCCGACACGCCGCCCCTCGAAATAGGTCAATGGCAGGCGCAGCACATGGCGGAACAGGCGCACGCCCAGTTCGACATCGATCTTCTGGCAGGTCTCCGAATAGAGGCGGGTCCGCAACCAGCCAAACCCCACTTCCCAGAAGGACACCAGCACGAAGCCCAGCATCAGCACCTGCAGGGTGGCCAGCGTATTATGGACCAGCACCTTGTCGATGACATTCTGGAAAAAGAGCGGCGCGGCAAGCCCCAGGAGATTGATGCACAAGGTGATGAGCAGAACCTCGCCCACCAGGCGGCGGTAACGCACAATCTGGGGAATGAACCAGCTTATGTCGAACCGCTTCATCTCACCGCCGGTGCCGGCGCGGGTGGCAAGCAGGATCAGCTCTCCGGACCAGATTTCATCCAGCGCTGCCCGATCCAGCGTCTCCACAGGATGCCCGGGCCGCTGGATCAGGACGCCATGCTCCTTGATCCTGCCCATGATGAACCATTGCCCATTGGCCGCTTGCGCGAGCGCCGGTAGCGACAGACGCTGCA encodes:
- a CDS encoding DegT/DnrJ/EryC1/StrS family aminotransferase codes for the protein MLARPHHDAIPQRSMSIVSQWPVYAPDEIAAVTGILETGRVNALHHGECCAALEQGFAELCGMPHAIALANGTLALEVALRALGIGPGDEVIVPARSFMASASCVVACGATPVFADVDEVTQGLSPDTIAACLTARTRAIIVVHLAGHPAPMEEICALAAARDIRIIEDCAQAHGATRHGRVMGGFGDAAAFSFCTDKIMSTGGEGGLLLLRDPDIWKRAWALKDHGKDPELMVQGGNGVSFRWLHNHFGSNYRMTEMQAAIGVAQLRKLPTWLRQRRDNARILRHILADIPALRLIDPEPGIDPAYYKFYAFLRLERLKDGWSRDRIIETARELGVPCQSGSCPEIYLERAFTDAAMGPSNRLPVARRLGETSLLLPVDPSLSAADCVYMGNILRTVIEQGAR
- a CDS encoding sulfotransferase family protein, giving the protein MMFPDGRRPHFIIIGAVKGATTWIAHQLRCHPNLWLPKTEPHYFSSDYARGTDWYATLFDEAPPDRILGEKSADYLAHPDAADRLFQTLPGARLIVQLRDPVQRAYSDYCMLYRRGMVGGDPRKYLQGQRSAERRFLASGLYARHLDRFLKLFPREQLHVLLYEDMAHSAEQMIVDICRHIGVPAHIAPDQLDSRKNDSSTPLLPLTLRRLLRPMRPALDPLRSNPVFARVRASLASPVRYPPLDGELHKMLRAYYRDDVLRLQDMLQRDLSMWLGGGISTPAGATRARA
- a CDS encoding polysaccharide biosynthesis/export family protein translates to MEKRLLISIALALFATGPGGCAGPEAKLTPLATAAPTPYQLGPGDQVRLNVYGLDMMSETYLISDTGMLSLPMVGNIPASGKTVDGLQADVAAALRAQQLVLDPKVSAQIIAYRPFFITGEVQKPGQYPFVPGMSVMTAVSVAGGFTFRANTKTVKITRANMAGSATQTSPVQPGDLIEIRESWF
- a CDS encoding outer membrane beta-barrel protein; amino-acid sequence: MRWRYRRLPLVIAFALGGSPLVAQDITRTTPIDDLPRPGYEPRTIQTGGFVIEPRLDLGVRFDNNIFATDENRKSDTIFLVRPSVEVKRDTDTSMFFLRGYGEFSRYAKTSQENTDQFGIRASYRKGFGDRHWVTATASFDRTFDRRGAPEANPDLTQSPALINVTNGDLEYRYDGPRIGVTATAGVTKLDYLSLEDSDRDMLTYRVAVKGQVKLSQRVAVFVQPYLNDREPRLKTDRNGVDRSTTTYGALAGVSLELGDKLNGNIGIGIFHSNPRDLALDAFTGLSANGQLTWRPQTRTAVRLDIFRGDVATIRAGAMGRIDTRIDLGIDQEVRHNLIVRGSVGMRNVHYRESFDADQRYWTGEGGARYLLNRHMWIEAVATYTRRTADTAADEFSKWQGMIRLGLTY
- a CDS encoding glycosyltransferase family 4 protein is translated as MSAAPAARPCHVLFVIAGLGAGGAERVVSLISSAWVARGWRVTIMAFDRPQDPVYHRFDPAVEIRRFDIPPGRNPASTLMAQGRRILAIRRQLKDARPDVVISLLTKINVLTLTAAIGTGRKIIVSERNNPRAQNANNAWNALLAQLYPWAAGIVMQTRASLDCLPQSARSLARVIHNPIEAIAPPASAAGAQRVLVGVGRLTHQKGFDLLIEAFAKVARLHPDWNLRIWGEGEMRGMLERQVASLGLSHRIELPGKSETPGGWLAKADAMVLSSRYEGFANVLGEAMAAGLPVVAFNCDFGPAEMVDNLVDGLLVPDGDAGALAAALDRIMGDAALRMRLGIAARQSATRFASPAIIEQWDRLVDDVRAVAGA
- a CDS encoding HlyD family type I secretion periplasmic adaptor subunit, translated to MGAQGIWATGRQAWRDERVRARTLVRSEEVDFLPAAIEIVERPVSPTARYTAWLLMLGLAIALLWLIFGQIDVVASAPGQLIPADNVKLIQPADAGVVRSILVRDNQSVHAGQALLELDPTVSSADAIQARRALEAAELDAARGRAMLSSLDGHGLRFVPPPGTSPEMTELQIALARAQLEGIMGETGAHDADRQAASATYAEATLSATKLAETLPLVDEQIEANQKLLAKGYVSKLRVIEMRRQRLGLARDRQIALETAAKARAQMAQASASRTQSVGTSRARILEDLTKAEVEARLRREEMVKASRRSALQRLVSPIDGTVAQLSVHTVGGVVEVGKPLMLIVPARGQLVAMVKIFNKDIGFVRAGQDVGVKLAAFPFTRHGVVEGRIESISTDAVEDEKLGLVYTARITMDRQWHTRDGRLVQLVPGMEVTADIRTGRRSVGSYLLSPLQAVRDEAGRER
- a CDS encoding type I secretion system permease/ATPase is translated as MNAATIDPDRKRPIPPDETGLVALATLLAMHYVVVDPQVLRQELGHSNPLDSKDLLRLGKRQPGVRARSVRADYDRLQRLSLPALAQAANGQWFIMGRIKEHGVLIQRPGHPVETLDRAALDEIWSGELILLATRAGTGGEMKRFDISWFIPQIVRYRRLVGEVLLITLCINLLGLAAPLFFQNVIDKVLVHNTLATLQVLMLGFVLVSFWEVGFGWLRTRLYSETCQKIDVELGVRLFRHVLRLPLTYFEGRRVGDTVMRVRQLEAIREFLTNASLSVLIDPAFTLVFLLAMWLYSPLLTGIVLLTIPAYVAVSIMVTGPLRRRLAEKFDRGAANNALLIESISGMQTIKAAAVEPQWNHRWELQLAAYSTSNQRAINLANNSSQLVQLISKLGAATILFFGAGQVIAGTMTVGALVAFNMFAQRVSSPVIRMAQLWQDFQQVRLSVAQLGLVLDAPIERIGYSRTTLPSIRGNIRFEGVRFRYGDEGPWTLENIDLGLPAGGTLGIAGSSGSGKSTLAKLLQRLYLPAAGRILIDDIDIAQIDPTWLRRQIGVVLQENLLFNCTLRENIALSSPIAPLSEVMSAARLAGAHDFIMGLPLGYDSMIEERGVNLSGGQRQRIAIARALMSKPRILIFDEATSALDAESEEIVQANLKAMAAGRTVIIIAHRLSAIRDCDSIVTMEQGHIVERGSHEELIARNGRYAKLYRTQTRTGMARAV